A part of Salvelinus sp. IW2-2015 linkage group LG16, ASM291031v2, whole genome shotgun sequence genomic DNA contains:
- the LOC111975780 gene encoding DET1- and DDB1-associated protein 1: MDKADFLKGLPVYNKSNFSRFHADSVCKASNRRPSVYLPTREYPSEQIIVTEKTNILLRYLHHHWDKKNAAKKREQEQGEGGSPAPPRKIARTDSQEMNEDS; encoded by the exons ATGGATAAG GCGGATTTCTTAAAGGGTCTCCCCGTTTACAACAAGAGTAACTTCAGTCGGTTCCATGCAGACTCTGTGTGTAAAGCATCG AACCGAAGACCGTCCGTGTACCTCCCGACACGTGAGTACCCCTCAGAACAGA TTATTGTCACAGAGAAAACCAATATCCTCCTGCGCTACCTTCATCATCACTGGGACAAAAAG AACGCAGCGAAGAAGAGGGAACAGGagcaaggagagggagggagtccaGCACCTCCACGCAAAATCGCCAGGACAGATAGCCAAGAGATGAACGAGGACtcttag